In one Arenibacter antarcticus genomic region, the following are encoded:
- a CDS encoding DUF3467 domain-containing protein — translation MSEKDENQNQINIELDEKIAEGIYSNLAIINHSVSEFVVDFISMMPGAPKAKVKSRIVLTPQHAKKFLKALSDNVSRFEKSHGTIKDYDQPPIPINFGPTGEA, via the coding sequence ATGAGCGAGAAAGACGAAAATCAAAATCAGATCAACATAGAATTGGACGAAAAAATTGCAGAGGGGATTTACTCCAACCTCGCAATTATTAACCATTCTGTTTCCGAGTTTGTGGTAGATTTTATAAGTATGATGCCTGGGGCACCAAAAGCTAAGGTTAAAAGTAGAATTGTACTTACTCCCCAGCACGCCAAAAAATTTTTAAAGGCCTTAAGCGATAATGTAAGTCGGTTTGAAAAGAGCCATGGTACGATCAAGGATTATGATCAACCTCCAATTCCAATTAATTTTGGACCTACTGGTGAGGCATAA
- a CDS encoding peptide chain release factor 3, with product MSFKNQIQRRRTFGIISHPDAGKTTLTEKLLLFGGAIQEAGAVKNNKIKKGATSDFMEIERQRGISVATSVLAFIYKDKKINILDTPGHKDFAEDTFRTLTAVDSVIVVIDVAKGVEEQTEKLVEVCRMRKIPMIVFINKMDREGRDAFDLLDEVEQKLGLKVVPLSFPIGMGYDFKGIYNIYEKNINLFRGDNKKKIEDTIAFNDIESPELEKIIGEKAANELRDDLELISGVYPDFDKELYLKAEQQPVFFGSALNNFGVRELLDCFIAIAPTPQPKMAEERLVQANETELSGFVFKIHANMDPKHRDRLAFVKIVSGTFEKNKPYLHVRQGKKMKFSSPNAFFAEKKEIVDISYPGDIVGLHDTGNFKIGDTLTEGEILHYKGIPSFSPEHFRYINNADPLKSKQLNKGIDQLMDEGVAQLFTLELNNRKIIGTVGALQFEVIQYRLEHEYGAKCSYENFPVYKACWIEAKDPKSEEFKEFKRVKQKFLAKDKRKQLVFLADSQFSLQMTQQKYPNVKLHFTSEFN from the coding sequence ATGAGTTTTAAGAATCAGATTCAGCGAAGAAGGACTTTCGGGATCATATCACATCCCGATGCAGGCAAAACCACCCTTACAGAAAAACTACTTCTATTTGGTGGGGCCATACAAGAAGCAGGTGCCGTTAAGAACAATAAAATAAAGAAAGGCGCTACAAGCGACTTTATGGAGATTGAAAGGCAAAGAGGAATTTCCGTTGCCACTTCCGTCTTGGCATTCATTTATAAGGATAAGAAGATAAATATCTTGGATACTCCCGGACATAAAGATTTTGCTGAGGATACTTTTAGGACCCTAACAGCGGTAGACAGTGTAATTGTTGTTATAGATGTTGCCAAAGGTGTGGAAGAACAGACCGAAAAATTGGTTGAAGTTTGTAGAATGCGGAAAATACCCATGATTGTTTTTATAAATAAAATGGATAGGGAAGGGAGAGACGCTTTTGATCTACTGGACGAGGTGGAACAAAAACTTGGCCTAAAAGTAGTCCCTTTAAGTTTTCCTATTGGAATGGGGTACGATTTTAAGGGAATCTATAATATATATGAAAAGAACATTAATCTATTTAGAGGGGATAACAAAAAGAAAATAGAGGACACAATAGCTTTTAACGATATAGAGAGCCCAGAATTAGAGAAAATTATAGGGGAAAAAGCCGCCAATGAATTACGAGATGACCTAGAGTTGATTAGCGGGGTTTATCCAGATTTTGACAAAGAGCTTTATTTGAAGGCAGAGCAGCAGCCCGTGTTTTTTGGCTCTGCCCTTAATAATTTTGGTGTGAGGGAACTCTTAGACTGTTTTATTGCTATTGCTCCAACTCCTCAACCTAAAATGGCGGAAGAGCGTCTCGTGCAAGCCAATGAAACTGAACTCTCGGGATTTGTATTTAAAATACACGCCAATATGGATCCAAAACACCGAGATCGACTGGCTTTTGTCAAAATTGTATCCGGTACTTTTGAAAAAAACAAACCTTACTTACATGTACGACAAGGAAAAAAAATGAAATTTTCTAGTCCCAACGCCTTTTTTGCGGAAAAAAAGGAAATTGTGGACATCTCCTATCCTGGGGATATAGTAGGGTTACACGATACCGGTAACTTTAAAATTGGTGACACTTTGACCGAAGGTGAAATATTACACTACAAGGGAATTCCAAGTTTTTCACCTGAGCATTTTAGATACATAAACAATGCGGATCCGTTAAAATCCAAACAATTAAACAAGGGTATCGATCAGCTTATGGATGAAGGTGTGGCCCAATTGTTTACCTTGGAACTGAACAACAGAAAAATAATAGGAACCGTAGGGGCTTTACAATTTGAGGTTATACAATACCGTTTGGAGCATGAATATGGCGCCAAATGTTCTTATGAAAATTTCCCAGTATACAAGGCATGCTGGATAGAGGCCAAAGATCCTAAAAGTGAAGAGTTTAAGGAATTTAAAAGGGTGAAACAGAAGTTTTTAGCAAAAGACAAGCGCAAACAATTGGTATTTCTTGCAGACTCCCAATTTTCATTGCAGATGACCCAACAGAAATATCCAAACGTGAAATTGCACTTTACCTCAGAGTTTAATTAA
- a CDS encoding gliding motility-associated C-terminal domain-containing protein codes for MGKITLFNSKEKAQTGIMPFMVFLLFGLLTSFSELPAHLDESLTLLDNNRIHDSNVSGKGENAIISKVECTTLESKALKGSTFGFPKETNNGSLSVTNKDLIGKFENQVDKGGRFFWHSESVVTQKEFYTMAPYFSNDIGISPIDYVNKDSDSDGDGVTNKKEKEDGTDPQDPCDFILAHQDCAPSAAWKALDCDRDGVINEKEIEDCTDLNDSCDLIYTSMTQYPSYAWKKGDCDGDGVTNWQEVQDKTDPTDPCDYLVTSVTLPQSGAFLTADCDGDGVINEKEIEDCTDLNDSCDLIYTSITILPSYSWKKGDCDGDGVTNWQEVQDKTDPTDPCDYLVTSVTLPQSGSFLTADCDGDGVINEKEKEDGTDPLDPCDLIYTSITILPSYSWKKGDCDGDGVTNWQEVQDKTDPTDPCDYLVTSVTLPQSGAFLTADCDGDGVINEKEKEDGTDPLDPCDLIYTSITILPSYSWKKSDCDGDGVTNWQEVQDKTDPTDPCDYLVTSVTLPQSGAFLTADCDGDGVINEKEKEDGTDPLDPCEFVLEHQTVPTTSEWNALDCDGDGVTNEDEKEDGTDPLDPCSYDPESVSLPQSGAFLTADCDGDGVINEKEKEDGTDPLDPCEFVLEHQTVPTTSEWNALDCDGDGVTNEDEKEDGTDPLDPCSYDPESVSLPQSGAYLTADCDGDGVTNEKEKEDGTDPLDPCEFVLEHQTVPTTSEWNALDCDGDGVTNEDEKEDGTDPLDPCSYDPASITLSPSKEWEGLDCDDDGNPNGTDPDPLVATARDDSDSTPALTEVAINILENDDYLPNNDPNNVGTTSLSQIGGTAIGSVTLDALTGMLTYIPTVLESNTTVTIIYEVCNVDPDPSVCASAIVSIQVEANTLDAVDDDFNGNTTGGTIPDSNVLSNDTLNGVTVLPEEVTITSTPTNELTINEDGSISISLGTAEGTYAIGYTICEVANPTNCDSATVTISVGPGSGNTLDAVDDDYSGSTTGGTIPDSNVLSNDTLNGVTVLPEEVTLTSTSTDQLTINEDGSISVSPGTAEGTYTIDYTICEVVNPTNCDSATVTISVGPGSGNTLDAVDDNYSGSTSGGTIPDSNVLSNDTLNGVTVLPEEITITSTPTDELTINEDGSISVSPGTAEGTYTIGYTICEVANPSNCDSATVTVEVVKVNEDEKIEVNQLVTPNADGKNDFLFIRGVRNAKNNSLQIYNRWGVAVYKGSGYNNQNNVFDGRSKGRSTVTGSDYLPAGVYYYIFQYENNQRNITDSGYIYLSQ; via the coding sequence ATGGGAAAAATTACTTTATTCAATAGTAAGGAAAAAGCACAAACAGGCATTATGCCGTTTATGGTCTTTTTGCTTTTTGGACTATTAACTTCGTTTAGCGAATTACCTGCCCATTTGGACGAAAGTCTTACGTTGTTGGATAATAATAGAATTCATGACTCAAATGTCAGTGGGAAAGGTGAAAATGCCATTATTAGTAAAGTGGAATGTACAACACTTGAATCGAAAGCCCTTAAGGGATCTACTTTTGGTTTTCCTAAAGAGACTAATAACGGTAGTTTATCGGTAACAAATAAAGACTTGATTGGGAAATTTGAGAATCAAGTCGATAAGGGAGGAAGATTCTTTTGGCATTCAGAGTCCGTGGTGACCCAAAAGGAATTTTATACAATGGCTCCTTATTTTTCAAATGATATTGGCATAAGTCCTATTGATTATGTAAATAAGGATAGTGATAGTGATGGGGATGGTGTAACCAATAAAAAAGAAAAGGAAGATGGTACAGACCCTCAAGATCCATGCGATTTTATTTTGGCTCATCAAGACTGTGCTCCATCAGCAGCATGGAAGGCATTGGATTGCGATCGTGACGGAGTAATCAATGAAAAGGAAATTGAAGATTGTACAGATCTCAATGATTCTTGTGATCTTATATATACCAGTATGACACAATATCCTTCCTACGCCTGGAAAAAGGGGGATTGTGATGGGGACGGAGTGACCAATTGGCAAGAAGTCCAAGATAAGACGGACCCAACTGATCCGTGCGATTATTTGGTGACAAGCGTTACCTTACCCCAGAGCGGTGCTTTCCTAACTGCAGATTGCGATGGTGACGGAGTAATCAATGAAAAGGAAATTGAAGATTGTACAGATCTCAATGATTCTTGCGACCTTATATATACCAGTATAACTATATTGCCCTCCTATTCTTGGAAAAAGGGCGATTGTGATGGGGACGGAGTGACCAATTGGCAAGAAGTCCAAGATAAGACGGACCCAACTGATCCGTGCGATTATTTGGTGACAAGCGTTACCTTACCCCAGAGCGGTTCTTTCCTAACTGCAGATTGCGATGGTGATGGAGTAATCAATGAAAAAGAAAAAGAAGACGGGACAGACCCCTTGGATCCTTGCGACCTTATATATACCAGTATAACTATATTGCCCTCCTATTCTTGGAAAAAGGGCGATTGTGATGGGGACGGAGTGACTAATTGGCAAGAAGTCCAAGATAAGACGGACCCAACTGATCCGTGCGATTATTTGGTGACAAGCGTTACCTTACCCCAGAGCGGTGCTTTCCTAACTGCAGATTGCGATGGTGATGGAGTAATCAATGAAAAAGAAAAAGAAGACGGGACAGACCCCTTGGATCCTTGCGACCTTATATATACCAGTATAACTATATTGCCCTCCTATTCTTGGAAAAAGAGCGATTGTGATGGGGACGGAGTGACCAATTGGCAAGAAGTCCAAGATAAGACGGACCCAACTGATCCGTGCGATTATTTGGTGACAAGCGTTACCTTACCCCAGAGCGGTGCTTTCCTAACTGCAGATTGCGATGGTGATGGAGTAATCAATGAAAAAGAAAAGGAAGACGGAACAGATCCTCTAGATCCTTGTGAATTTGTATTGGAACACCAAACGGTACCTACTACATCCGAATGGAACGCGCTTGACTGCGACGGTGATGGGGTGACCAACGAAGATGAAAAAGAAGACGGTACAGATCCGTTAGACCCATGTAGTTATGACCCTGAAAGTGTTAGCTTGCCCCAGAGCGGTGCTTTCCTAACTGCAGATTGCGATGGTGATGGAGTAATCAATGAAAAAGAAAAGGAAGACGGAACAGATCCTCTAGATCCTTGTGAATTTGTATTGGAACACCAAACGGTACCTACTACATCCGAATGGAACGCGCTTGACTGCGACGGTGATGGGGTGACCAACGAAGATGAAAAAGAAGACGGTACAGATCCGTTAGACCCATGTAGTTATGATCCTGAAAGTGTTAGCTTGCCCCAGAGCGGTGCTTACCTAACTGCGGATTGCGATGGTGATGGAGTGACCAATGAAAAAGAAAAAGAGGACGGGACAGATCCCCTAGATCCTTGTGAATTTGTATTGGAACACCAAACGGTACCTACTACATCCGAATGGAACGCGCTTGACTGCGACGGTGATGGGGTGACCAACGAAGATGAAAAAGAAGACGGTACAGATCCATTAGACCCATGTAGTTATGACCCTGCAAGTATTACATTATCTCCTTCTAAGGAATGGGAAGGGCTGGACTGTGATGATGACGGTAACCCTAATGGAACAGATCCAGATCCGCTGGTAGCTACTGCTAGAGACGATTCTGACTCAACTCCAGCTTTGACCGAGGTAGCGATCAATATTTTAGAAAATGATGATTATCTGCCTAATAATGATCCTAATAATGTAGGTACTACTAGTTTGTCACAAATTGGCGGTACCGCCATTGGTAGTGTAACCTTGGATGCTTTGACTGGTATGTTGACCTATATCCCAACCGTGTTAGAATCCAATACAACTGTCACCATTATTTATGAGGTTTGTAATGTTGATCCAGACCCTAGTGTTTGTGCATCGGCTATAGTTAGTATTCAAGTTGAGGCAAATACTCTTGATGCGGTAGACGATGATTTTAATGGAAATACTACTGGAGGAACAATTCCCGATAGCAATGTGCTTTCTAACGATACTTTAAACGGTGTAACGGTACTACCCGAAGAGGTAACAATAACATCGACCCCTACGAATGAGCTTACGATCAATGAGGATGGAAGCATAAGTATCAGCCTAGGTACTGCCGAAGGGACCTACGCTATTGGCTATACCATCTGCGAAGTAGCCAATCCCACCAACTGCGATTCTGCTACAGTAACGATCAGTGTTGGCCCAGGTAGTGGCAATACTCTTGATGCGGTAGATGATGATTATAGTGGAAGTACTACTGGAGGAACAATTCCCGATAGCAATGTGCTTTCTAACGATACTTTAAACGGTGTAACGGTACTACCCGAAGAGGTGACTTTAACCTCGACTTCTACAGATCAGCTTACAATCAATGAGGATGGAAGTATAAGTGTCAGCCCAGGTACTGCCGAAGGGACCTACACTATTGACTATACCATCTGCGAAGTAGTTAATCCCACCAACTGCGATTCTGCTACAGTAACGATCAGTGTTGGCCCAGGTAGTGGCAATACTCTTGATGCGGTAGATGATAATTATAGTGGAAGTACTTCTGGAGGAACAATTCCCGATAGCAATGTGCTTTCTAACGATACTTTAAACGGTGTAACGGTACTACCAGAAGAGATAACAATAACATCGACCCCTACGGATGAGCTAACGATTAATGAGGATGGTAGCATAAGTGTCAGCCCAGGTACTGCCGAAGGGACCTACACTATTGGCTATACCATCTGTGAAGTAGCCAATCCGTCCAACTGCGATTCTGCAACGGTAACAGTGGAGGTTGTAAAAGTAAATGAGGACGAAAAAATTGAGGTTAATCAATTGGTAACTCCCAATGCGGATGGCAAAAATGATTTCCTTTTTATTAGAGGGGTTAGAAATGCCAAAAACAATTCCTTACAAATCTATAATAGATGGGGGGTTGCTGTTTATAAAGGGAGTGGTTATAATAACCAAAATAATGTTTTTGATGGTAGATCTAAAGGTAGATCGACGGTTACAGGTAGTGATTATTTGCCTGCCGGTGTTTATTATTACATTTTCCAGTACGAAAATAATCAAAGGAATATTACTGACAGTGGTTATATTTATTTGAGCCAATAA
- a CDS encoding type IX secretion system membrane protein PorP/SprF: MNYKKSLSVTAIMLFSLSVGLYAQQDAQFTQYMYNTMSVNPAYVGSRGQLSIAALYRSQWVGLEGAPKTQTLNLHSPIRNSRLGYGISVINDNIGNGVVQETQFDAVLSYTIDLSMDAKLSFGLKAGGNLLNLDFNGLNNFDSENIEGDNIDNKFSPNFGVGVYYHSDQFYAGLSAPNLIETQHFDNSQRDANSVQFLSTERMNFYFITGYIFDLNNNFKFKPALLTKVVGGAPLQVDVSASFLFNDVFSFGAAYRWDAAISGLVGFQISEQLMIGLAYDRETTELGGTQFNDGSFEVFLRFELIRSFSRMVSPRFF, encoded by the coding sequence ATGAACTACAAAAAAAGTCTCTCCGTCACCGCTATAATGTTGTTTTCCCTATCTGTTGGGTTATATGCACAACAAGATGCCCAATTTACTCAGTATATGTATAATACCATGAGTGTAAATCCGGCCTATGTAGGATCTAGGGGGCAATTGAGTATTGCAGCATTATACCGATCACAATGGGTTGGACTGGAAGGTGCCCCCAAAACGCAAACCTTAAACCTACATTCGCCTATACGGAATAGTAGATTGGGCTATGGAATCTCAGTGATAAATGACAACATTGGGAATGGAGTAGTTCAGGAAACCCAGTTTGATGCCGTATTGTCCTATACCATAGATTTGTCCATGGATGCTAAATTATCCTTTGGATTAAAAGCAGGGGGTAATTTATTGAATTTAGATTTTAACGGATTGAACAATTTTGATTCGGAGAATATAGAAGGGGATAATATAGATAATAAATTTTCACCCAATTTTGGGGTAGGAGTGTATTATCACTCTGATCAATTTTATGCTGGATTGTCTGCGCCAAATCTTATTGAAACACAGCATTTTGACAATTCACAAAGAGATGCTAATTCCGTGCAGTTTCTCTCAACCGAAAGGATGAATTTCTATTTTATAACGGGCTATATCTTTGATTTGAATAACAATTTTAAATTTAAACCGGCTTTGTTAACTAAAGTGGTTGGCGGGGCCCCATTACAGGTTGATGTGTCCGCAAGTTTTTTATTCAATGATGTATTTAGCTTTGGGGCAGCCTATAGATGGGATGCTGCTATAAGCGGTCTGGTAGGCTTTCAAATCAGCGAGCAGTTAATGATTGGCTTGGCTTATGATCGTGAGACCACGGAATTAGGGGGGACACAGTTTAATGATGGCTCATTTGAGGTGTTTTTAAGATTTGAATTGATAAGGTCCTTCAGCAGAATGGTATCGCCCCGTTTCTTCTAA
- a CDS encoding OmpA family protein: protein MIKRLFLLTILFSGFGLVTNAQERLVNKANEKYGDYSFSPAIDIYKRVVDKGYISADLLMKLGNSYYFNADYTEASETYQQLLEEYPEAMGADYFFRYAQTLRSLGEYDKSKEIMSKFSEIKSTDIRATLYKTERDYLEEIAKNSGRYQIGEFKFNSKYSDFAPSYYKKGLLFASDRDTGNLARNRHTWNSKDFLDLYKVNVDSISENKVLKFDKGINTRLHESTSAFTKDGSTLYFTRNNSFEGKTVKDKGGVVRLKLFKATQIDGVWTQVEELPFNSDSYSVAHPTLSPDEKVLYFTSDMPGTYGESDIFKAAINDDGTYGTPVNLGNIINTEARESFPFLSADNILYFSSDGHPGLGGLDVFATKISKNQFIGNVLNVGEPINSSLDDFTFIIDEGTKSGYFASNRKGGMGSDDIYSFVETKPLEFNCLKPVSGTVRDKISNEVLTGATVKVINENNEELTSVITDSKGTYKLMVDCSKGNFVRASINGYVPSEEYLNISDSKPMIIDFYLERDLVTAGFGDDLAKLLQLSTIYFDFDRYNIRPDAEIEIHKVIAAMEKYSSLKLKVTSHTDSQGKDSYNLWLSQKRAEATTAYMVSNGISRDRLEEEGYGETRLVNRCSNGVKCTQEEHQSNRRSEFLIIE, encoded by the coding sequence ATGATAAAAAGATTATTCTTATTGACGATTTTATTTTCTGGTTTTGGACTTGTTACCAATGCTCAGGAAAGATTGGTAAATAAGGCAAATGAAAAGTATGGGGATTACTCTTTCAGTCCGGCAATAGATATATATAAAAGAGTAGTGGACAAAGGGTATATTTCTGCAGATTTGTTGATGAAGCTTGGGAACTCCTATTACTTTAATGCCGACTATACCGAAGCATCGGAAACATACCAACAGTTGCTGGAAGAATATCCTGAAGCTATGGGTGCTGATTATTTCTTTAGGTATGCTCAAACCTTAAGGTCCCTAGGGGAATATGATAAATCAAAAGAGATTATGTCAAAATTCTCGGAAATAAAATCTACAGATATTAGGGCCACACTCTATAAAACGGAGAGGGATTATTTGGAAGAAATCGCGAAAAATTCTGGACGCTACCAAATAGGAGAATTTAAATTTAATTCAAAATATTCCGATTTTGCCCCTTCCTATTATAAGAAGGGACTACTATTTGCCTCGGATAGGGATACCGGAAATTTGGCAAGAAATAGGCATACCTGGAATTCCAAAGATTTTTTGGATCTCTACAAGGTAAATGTCGATAGTATCTCAGAAAATAAAGTGCTTAAATTTGATAAAGGAATAAACACCCGATTGCACGAATCTACCTCGGCCTTCACAAAAGATGGCAGCACACTTTACTTTACAAGAAATAATTCTTTTGAAGGAAAAACGGTAAAGGATAAAGGGGGAGTGGTCCGCTTAAAATTGTTTAAAGCGACTCAAATTGATGGGGTATGGACGCAGGTTGAGGAGCTCCCATTTAATAGTGATTCCTATTCCGTTGCGCATCCGACCCTGAGTCCAGATGAAAAGGTTCTATATTTTACGTCCGATATGCCAGGAACTTATGGGGAGTCCGATATTTTTAAGGCAGCCATTAATGACGATGGTACCTATGGGACTCCTGTAAATTTGGGAAATATAATAAATACGGAAGCCCGGGAGAGTTTTCCGTTCCTTTCTGCTGATAATATTTTATATTTTTCTTCCGATGGACATCCAGGCTTAGGTGGTTTGGATGTATTTGCAACAAAGATTTCCAAGAATCAATTTATTGGCAATGTGTTAAATGTAGGGGAGCCCATAAATAGTAGTTTGGATGATTTCACCTTCATCATTGATGAGGGGACCAAGAGTGGATATTTTGCCTCAAATAGAAAAGGAGGAATGGGGAGTGACGATATTTATAGTTTTGTGGAAACCAAACCCTTGGAGTTCAATTGTCTGAAACCAGTATCGGGTACGGTAAGGGATAAAATATCAAATGAGGTATTGACAGGTGCCACCGTGAAGGTGATAAATGAAAACAACGAGGAATTAACATCGGTAATTACGGATTCTAAAGGTACTTACAAGCTGATGGTAGATTGTAGTAAAGGGAATTTTGTAAGGGCTTCCATAAACGGCTATGTTCCCTCCGAAGAGTATCTCAATATATCCGATAGTAAACCTATGATAATCGATTTCTATTTGGAAAGGGACTTGGTTACTGCGGGATTTGGGGACGACTTGGCGAAATTACTGCAACTTAGTACAATCTATTTCGATTTTGATAGGTATAATATAAGGCCCGATGCAGAAATTGAAATACATAAGGTAATTGCCGCCATGGAAAAGTATTCTAGTTTAAAATTGAAGGTCACTTCACATACCGATAGCCAGGGCAAGGATTCCTATAACCTATGGTTGTCACAAAAACGGGCCGAAGCTACTACCGCCTATATGGTATCTAATGGAATTTCTAGGGATAGGTTAGAGGAGGAAGGGTATGGAGAAACCCGACTAGTAAATAGATGCAGCAATGGGGTAAAATGTACTCAAGAAGAACACCAATCAAATCGTAGGTCGGAATTCCTAATTATAGAGTAA